One stretch of Erpetoichthys calabaricus chromosome 14, fErpCal1.3, whole genome shotgun sequence DNA includes these proteins:
- the klhl11 gene encoding kelch-like protein 11 — MAAAAPLPDEASRTTAGGSALSADGDTEDAEDFSSSSYCTELSRRQNAQRRKGLFCDVTLAFIGGAHCCEFPAHRSVLAAATDYFTPLLSGPFSESMSGRVEMKEWSSELGLDSDTVEGVIQYMYTGEIRVSTCNVHEVLELADRFLLLQLKEFCGEFLKKKLNLTNCVAVHSLAHMYSLDQLALKAADMIRRNFNKVIQDDEFYALPFHLFRDWLSDAEITVDSEEVLFEAIGKWIRKNPGDREKYFEELFRLLRLPQIKASYLTRVLKCDKMVAENEACLRLVTEAVEGHAIRFENIKATDLEYWASYMASFQPRFGQNMDVIIVVGGVSEGGDYLSECVGYFLDEDRWVNLPHIHNHLDGHAIASTESHVYVAGSMEPGFAKTVERYNPNRNTWEQVNNLITRKHSFGLACVREILYSIGGHGNFSPGFKDVSVYEPDQDKWHNLESAPKILRDVKAISVEDRFVYITARTPVDTDNEDGLKNITTRYDTELRQWQDVESLPLIDNYCIFQMAVATTNFYHTASCCPKKYDVRDEAIKHKITSRTSDEILESLPPEVTSIEGAAICYFKDDVFIIGGWKNSDDVDKQYRKEAYRYCAEKKRWMLLPPMPQPRCRAAACHVRIPYRYLYGSQRYPMPQNLARQRDRMQQMQQLHRRTLTLRKQLQSQIEC; from the exons ATGGCGGCGGCTGCGCCGCTTCCTGATGAGGCGAGTCGCACTACCGCTGGGGGCAGTGCCCTGTCTGCAGATGGCGACACGGAGGACGCTGAAGACTTCAGTTCATCGTCTTACTGCACCGAGCTGTCGCGGCGACAGAATGCGCAGAGGCGCAAGGGACTCTTCTGCGACGTGACCCTGGCGTTCATCGGCGGAGCGCACTGCTGTGAGTTCCCGGCCCATCGCTCCGTCCTCGCTGCCGCCACTGACTACTTCACGCCTCTGCTTAGCGGGCCCTTCTCTGAATCGATGTCGGGCAGGGTGGAAATGAAAGAATGGAGCTCGGAGCTTGGGCTGGACTCGGACACCGTGGAGGGAGTCATCCAGTACATGTACACCGGGGAGATCCGGGTGAGCACCTGTAACGTGCATGAGGTGCTGGAGCTGGCGGACAG ATTCCTGCTGTTGCAGCTGAAGGAGTTTTGTGGAGAGTTTCTAAAGAAGAAACTTAATTTAACAAACTGCGTGGCTGTCCACAGCCTGGCCCATATGTATTCCTTGGACCAGCTGGCTCTTAAGGCTGCTGACATGATCCGACGTAACTTCAACAAGGTCATCCAGGATGATGAGTTTTATGCTTTACCTTTCCATCTGTTCCGGGATTGGCTGTCAGATGCAGAGATCACCGTGGACTCTGAGGAGGTGCTTTTTGAGGCAATAGGCAAGTGGATTCGCAAAAACCCAGGAGATCgtgaaaaatattttgaagagcTGTTCAGGCTGTTGCGTCTTCCTCAGATCAAAGCAAGCTACCTAACCCGTGTGCTTAAGTGTGATAAGATGGTGGCTGAGAATGAGGCCTGCTTGAGACTGGTCACAGAGGCAGTAGAAGGTCACGCTATCCGCTTTGAGAATATTAAGGCTACGGACTTGGAGTACTGGGCCTCCTATATGGCTTCTTTTCAGCCGCGGTTTGGCCAGAACATGGATGTGATCATTGTGGTTGGGGGAGTGTCAGAAGGAGGTGACTACCTAAGTGAATGTGTTGGCTACTTCTTAGATGAAGACCGCTGGGTCAACCTGCCCCACATCCACAACCATCTAGATGGACATGCAATTGCCAGCACTGAGTCTCATGTTTATGTAGCTGGTTCAATGGAGCCTGGCTTTGCCAAAACTGTTGAGCGCTACAATCCGAATCGCAACACGTGGGAACAAGTGAACAACCTTATCACACGTAAGCATTCCTTTGGACTCGCCTGTGTCCGAGAGATTCTGTACAGCATAGGGGGCCACGGCAATTTCAGTCCTGGTTTCAAAGATGTCAGCGTGTATGAACCAGATCAGGACAAATGGCACAACCTGGAGTCGGCCCCCAAAATTTTAAGAGATGTTAAGGCAATAAGTGTTGAGGACCGTTTTGTGTACATCACTGCCCGCACGCCTGTGGACACTGACAATGAGGATGGCCTGAAAAACATCACCACCAGGTATGACACAGAGCTACGGCAGTGGCAGGATGTGGAGTCGCTTCCACTCATCGACAACTATTGCATATTTCAAATGGCTGTGGCCACTACCAACTTTTACCACACTGCCTCCTGCTGTCCCAAGAAGTATGATGTCCGAGACGAGGCTATCAAGCACAAGATCACTAGCAGGACATCAGATGAAATCCTGGAGAGCCTTCCTCCTGAAGTAACTAGCATTGAAGGAGCAGCCATCTGCTATTTCAAAGATGATGTTTTCATCATTGGTGGATGGAAGAACAGTGACGATGTGGACAAGCAATACCGCAAAGAGGCATACCGCTATTGTGCCGAGAAGAAGCGCTGGATGCTTCTGCCACCTATGCCTCAACCCCGATGCAGAGCCGCTGCCTGCCACGTGCGTATCCCATACAGATACCTGTATGGATCCCAGAGGTACCCCATGCCACAGAACTTGGCACGGCAGCGGGACCGCATGCAACAGATGCAACAGCTGCACCGGCGTACGCTGACCTTGCGGAAGCAGCTGCAGTCTCAGATTGAATGCTAG